Genomic segment of Peribacillus frigoritolerans:
AATTACAAAGGAGAGATTTCATAAAAACACTGGGGATTTGCCTAGTATTTAAAAACCAAAAAATATAATTTCTCCTTATGCTCTTAATCAACTTCATTGCCTTTTTATCAAGAACGGTGAGATATTTTTGTTATGCTAAATGTTTATTTGACGTTCTCATTCTTTATTTACGTTACGAAGCTCTTCATGCTGTTTTTCAACCCGATATAACAGCATATCAACTGTTGGATGGATATAACCGATAAAAACACAAAAACTCGTCAAGTAGTGGCGAGTTTTGTGTTTTTATATAGGGATTGGCTTTACATTAAAGCTTAATAAACAGTAAAAATTAAAACGTAACCCTGAAATTAGAAGCAGCATTTCCGTTTATTGCGAAAGTTATTGCTGCAAAGCCACCTGCAGCGGTTGGAGGAACAACGGTTTCTGCTGGCGCGCCTTTGTCTGCTGCATATAGAACAACGGTTTCGGCTGGTGTGCCTTTGTGTGCTGCATGTCGATCTCCATTTCCAGCAGGAACCCCTTTGAGTGCCGGAAGTGGATCGTTTCCAGCAAGAGGCCCTTTGAGTGCCGCAGGTGGATCGTTTCCTGCTCGTGCGCCTTTGCGTGCTGCAAGTTGACCTGCTCGTGCCCCTTTGAGTACCACAAGTGGACCGGTTCCTATTCCTGCTCGTGCATCGCTTAGTGCTGCAAGCGGAGCATTTGTTGCTTGTACGTGAAGATCGGCCTTTTGAATGTGGGTCCTTAAACATGAAATCGCTTAATCCCAAGGAATTGGCTCTATCCACCGCATTCTGTATGTCACGAATGATGTCTGACATATATAATCCCCCTTTCTATACATTAAACTATGTTGCTTGTACGTGATGTGCTAAAGAAAACCCCTATCTTTTTAAAAATAGTGCTTTTTTTGGTGACATCCTTCGCTTTTTTCCATAATTTAATAGGAAAGTGAAGGGAAGGGTTATATGGATTCTGACAAGAAGCTGCCTGTGTACCAGCTTTTTATTTCACCAGTTAATTTAATGGAACTTCGGAGAGATATATGGTGCAATGATCCTTTACCGGCAAAGTTAACACTTAACAGAAAAAAACTTGATATTGATATTGTTTACCGTGGCTCACATATCCGCGGTTTTCGCAAAAAATCCTATAATGTAGTCTTTTATAAACCTAATACTTTTAAGAATGCCAAGGAAGTTCATTTAAATGCCGAATATAAAGATAAATCTTTACTAAGAAATAAATTATCTTTAGACTTTTTTTCGGATATAGGCACCTTATCACCGAACTCCCAGTTCGTTTTCCTGAATCTGAACGGAAAGGACGAAGGGATATATCTGGAATTGGAATCGGTGGATGAGTATTATTTGAAGAAAAGGGGGCTGCCAAAGGGGTCCATTTTCTATGCAGTGGATGGTGATGCCAATTTCTCATTGATGAGCGATTTGGATAAAGGAATCAAAAAATCATTGGAGATGGGCTATCAAAAAAAATGCGGGACAGCAAAGGATGAATTATATTTACAAGAGCTGATTCTTCAAATCAATACAATTTCAAGAGTGGATTTTGAAAAGGAAATCGTAAAATATCTCGATGTCGATAAATACCTGCGCTGGCTGGCCGGTGTCATATTCACACAAAACTATGATGGGTTCGTTCATAACTATGCCTTGTATCGAAATGGAGAAACTGGACTCTTTGAAATGATTCCATGGGATTATGATGCGACATGGGGCAGGGATGTTAACGGGAAAGTGATGGAAGAGGATTATGTGGGGATCGAGGGGTTCAATACATTGACTGCCAGAATCCTTGATGTAAGGGGATTTCGTGTCCGATACCAAGAACTTCTTAAGGAGATTTTGAACAATCATTTTAACGTGGGCTATATGAAACCTATCATTCAGGAAATGCATGATCAAATAAGACCTTATGTTTCAAAAGATCCATATATCAAGGGGAATATTGTGAAATTTGATACTGAGCCCGAATTCATCCTGAAATTCATTGAGGCCCGTGCAAAGTATATAATTAGCCGGCTGCATAAATTGGATTAATAATTCCTATCCGTTAGTGATGGAACAATGAAAAATATAACAGCAGGAGTGTTGAAAGAAAAGCATTCCTGCTTTTTTCTGCACGATTCCATTTGCTTTTCTCTACTATTACAGCTATGTTTGATAGAAAGATATAATTTAAAGTAATGAAGGATGGGAATGGATTGACTAATCATAGCCGCAAACCGGCATATATATATACGTTTACATGCACCCCTGACGAACGCTCTTTATCTAAAATGGAGATGCGTTCGTTCTTTGGCTTTGAGACTTCAGGGGATATTTTAAAAAGTGATATAGCAATTGAACCGAGCAGGAGCCCTTTCATTAAAGGGCGGGTCGACGTCATGTTTGAAGGGGAAAGCATATCCGAAATCGTTGAGCAAGTGAAGGGTATTCATTTGCCTGATTCGACGTTCAAAGTATTATTC
This window contains:
- a CDS encoding CotH kinase family protein — translated: MDSDKKLPVYQLFISPVNLMELRRDIWCNDPLPAKLTLNRKKLDIDIVYRGSHIRGFRKKSYNVVFYKPNTFKNAKEVHLNAEYKDKSLLRNKLSLDFFSDIGTLSPNSQFVFLNLNGKDEGIYLELESVDEYYLKKRGLPKGSIFYAVDGDANFSLMSDLDKGIKKSLEMGYQKKCGTAKDELYLQELILQINTISRVDFEKEIVKYLDVDKYLRWLAGVIFTQNYDGFVHNYALYRNGETGLFEMIPWDYDATWGRDVNGKVMEEDYVGIEGFNTLTARILDVRGFRVRYQELLKEILNNHFNVGYMKPIIQEMHDQIRPYVSKDPYIKGNIVKFDTEPEFILKFIEARAKYIISRLHKLD